A part of Cryptococcus gattii WM276 chromosome G, complete sequence genomic DNA contains:
- a CDS encoding Hypothetical protein (Similar to TIGR gene model, INSD accession AAW44855.1; CNG01690): MGLFDYIPCCGPRKGKALSSTSPTRENNPLLLPITHEESIISAEGPQGYGSTERLTDEQRVRIETIGRETGTYMLPIQSLPPRSHLSMSRTSTIPRSLSSGPSSRPSSPPLAQSGDQDQSSPLEETKILDGDEKDVDVVRKTLFANGTPMNLGARKTSAGKGRGKAKSKSKK; encoded by the exons ATGGGCCTTTTCGACTACATTCCCTGCTGCGGTCCCCGCAAAGGCAAAGCTCTCAGCTCCACTTCACCT ACGCGCGAAAACAATCCGTTATTACTGCCTATAACCCACGAAGAATCTATCATATCTGCTGAAGGTCCTCAAGGATATGGCTCGACTGAACGGTTGACAGACGAGCAACGTGTCAGGATAGAAACGATAGGACGTGAAACGGGAAC ATATATGTTGCCTATTCAGTCATTACCGCCTCGATCTCATCTTTCCATGTCGCGCACGTCTACCATTCCACGATCCCTGTCTTCAGGACCTTCATCACGACCgtcttctccacctctcGCCCAGTCTGGGGATCAAGACCAGTCATCTCCATTGGAAGAGACAAAAATATTAGACGGGGATGAAAAGGATGTGGATGTAGTGCGGAAAACATTGTTTGCCAATGGCACGCCCATGAACCTCGGAGCGCGGAAAACAAGTGCAGGAAAAGGCCGGGGAAAAGCGAAAAGCAAAAGCAAAAAGTAG
- a CDS encoding Cytoplasm protein, putative (Similar to TIGR gene model, INSD accession AAW44593.1), whose product MSPVIILTGASRGLGLAVLRILLSKHNARVATLSRSLTPELQGAVDEYGADRVLPVQGDVSKPEDNARVVKEAVDKWGQLDGLVLNAGSIDPVAKIGNVQLDALVPYVQTNLLSTIYLLQPALPHLRKSKGRVVLVSSGASSTGYQAWGLYSMAKAGMNSLARTVASEERENGVAIFSVRPGMVNMQSFLRTHGPAEMSPTDMAKFQGAYEKGELLAPEQPGSVLAAIAVNGPIELSGEYINWSDERLKAFQA is encoded by the exons ATGTCCCCAGTCATCATCCTCACAGGTGCGTCGAGGGGTCTTGGCCTAGCTGTGCTTCGCATCCTCCTCTCGAAGCACAACGCTCGAGTTGCCACGCTCTCGCGCTCCCTTACGCCGGAGCTTCAGGGCGCTGTGGATGAGTATGGCGCCGACAGGGTCCTGCCTGTGCAGGGCGATGTGAGCAAGCCAGAGGATAACGCCCGGGTTGTCAAAGAGGCCGTCGACAAGTGGGGCCAGCTTGATGGTCTGGTGCTCAATGCAGGTAGCATAGACCCCGTCG CCAAAATTGGGAACGTCCAACTGGATGCTCTTGTTCCATACGTCCAAACTAACCTCCTTTCTACCATCTATCTTCTCCAGCCTGCACTTCCTCACCTCCGCAAGTCCAAAGGTAGGGTGGTCCTCGTCTCCTCTGGAGCTTCCTCCACTGGCTACCAAGCTTGGGGCTTGTACTCTATGGCCAAGGCTGGTATGAACAGCTTGGCCAGGACGGTAGCTAGTGAGGAAAGGGAGAATGGCGTTGCCATCTTCTCTGTCAGGCCAGGTATGGTTAAC ATGCAATCCTTCCTCCGAACTCACGGCCCTGCTGAGATGAGCCCTACGGACATGGCCAAGTTCCAAGGCGCCTATGAGAAGGGCGAGCTTCTGGCCCCCGAACA ACCCGGCTCTGTTCTCGCCGCTATAGCTGTCAATGGTCCTATCGAGCTCAGTGGAGAGTACATCAACTGGTCCGATGAGAGGCTCAAGGCTTTCCAAGCTTAA
- a CDS encoding Endochitinase 1 precursor (Complement-fixation antigen), putative (Similar to TIGR gene model, INSD accession AAW44589.1) — protein sequence MAHSPKPAQQPSANKKPASIPTLAVLAVLLLAAIAFLFSQTDSPFASHPWKTVGKLLKGSEIEMNNPKRTVGYFIPRGIYDRKFPPQKIPSQHLTHINYAFGNVKKDSGEVVLSDTWADVEIHYEGDSWDEPGTNLYGCFKAIYLMKKQNRNLKVLLSIGGWSFSPIDYEYPKTPRDAEAYVALLRELRQGLEQLAQSKGKPQGQYQLTVAAPCGWEQMQVLRVREMDQVLDFWNLMAYDFAGSWDSVAGHQANLYSDKPDGQSVDRSVRFYLEAGVHPTKLVVGLPVYGRSFAQTKGIGFPFSGTGEGSWEAGMWDYKALPQPGAQETNDHRLGASYSYDPAKRLLITYDTQAIAHQKASYIAYHGLGGAMWWELDADKPEETGQALVRTVRDALGQLEWRENELDYPGSKYDNLRRRME from the exons ATGGCCCATTCCCCAAAACCAGCCCAGCAACCGTCCGCGAATAAGAAACCTGCATCCATACCTACTCTTGCTGTCCTAGCTGTCCTCCTTTTAGCTGCTATcgccttcctcttctcacAGACTGATTCCCCATTCGCATCACATCCCTGGAAGACTGTTGGAAAGCTACTTAAAGGCAGTGAAATAGAAATGAACAATCCTAAGCGTACCGTCGGATACTTT ATCCCTAGGGGTATTTACGACCGTAAATTCCCCCCACAAAAGATCCCTAGTCAGCATCTCACTCATATCAACTACGCTTTTGGAAACGTGAAGAAAGATAGTGGTGAAGTTGTCTTGAGTGACACCTGGGCTGACGTCGAA ATCCATTACGAAGGCGATTCGTGGGATGAGCCTGGTACCAACCTCTATGGCTGCTTCAAGGCTATCTATCTTATGAAGAAACAGAACCG CAATTTGAAGGTGCTGCTCTCCATTGGTGGATGGTCCTTTTCCCCT ATTGATTACGAATATCCCAAGACTCCGCGAGATGCCGAGGCCTATGTCGCTCTGCTCCGTGAACTTCGACAGGGACTTGAGCAGCTCGCTCAAAGTAAGGGCAAGCCGCAGGGGCAGTACCAGCTTACTGTTGCTGCTCCTTGTGGCTGGGAACAGATGCAGGTCTTGAGggtgagagagatggaTCAG GTGTTGGATTTCTGGAATTTGATGGCATATGAT TTTGCCGGCTCGTGGGACTCTGTGGCAGGTCACCAAGCCAACCTCTACTCCGATAAGCCTGATGGACAGTCTGTTGATCGATCAGTGCGATTTTACCTTGAGGCTGGTGTACATCCTACCAAGCTTGTCGTCG GTTTGCCCGTCTATGGACGTTCGTTCGCTCAGACCAAAGGAATTGGTTTCCCTTTCTCAGGTACTGGCGAAGGGTCATGGGAGGCAGGGATGTGGGACTACAAAGCCCTGCCTCAGCCTGGTGCCCAAGAAACCAATGACCACCGTCTCGGTGCTTCATACAGCTACGATCC CGCAAAGCGTCTCCTCATTACCTATGACACCCAAGCAATTGCCCACCAAAAAGCTTCATACATTGCTTATCACGGCCTGGGCGGCGCCATGTGGTGGGAGCTGGACGCTGATAAGCCTGAAGAGACCGGTCAGGCGTTGGTGCGGACTGTGAGAGATGCGTTAGGCCAATTGGAGTGGAGGGAGAATGAGCTGGATTATCCTGGCAGCA AGTACGATAATttgaggagaaggatggagTAA
- a CDS encoding Hypothetical protein (Similar to TIGR gene model, INSD accession AAW44585.1; CNG01700), with protein sequence MVQLRNSMGLAKIGIVDAYGNVLMESFVRHHPANVVNYITRKSGIRPQDLVGAPTYEQIQPQIIELIKDKIIVGHTLFNDLAVIGHRHQYEMMRDTALYYPLRNLVGVRSEGIWPSLKKLAAAVLNEDMHAAGIAHDPVEDARMTMAIFMTVREEYEDGLWRGKDVVACLPERYVSCYW encoded by the exons ATGGTTCAATTAAGAAATTCCATGGGTCTGGCAAA AATAGGGATCGTGGACGCATACGGAAATGTCTTGATGGAGTCATTTGTCAGACATCACCCTGCAAATGTCGTGAACTATATCACTCGAA AAAGTGGAATAAGACCACAGGATCTTGTTGGAG CGCCGACATATGAGCAAATTCAGCCCCAAATCATAGAGCTCATCAAGGACAAGATTATTGTCGGCCACACGCTGTTCAACGACCTTGCT GTGATCGGACATCGACACCAGTACGAGATGATGCGTGATACTGCACTCTACTACCCACTGCGCAACTTGGTCGGTGTTAGGAGTGAAGGTATATGGCCGAGTTTGAAAAAATTGGCTGCAGCCGTGTTGAATGAGGACATGCACGCGGCAGGAATTGCTCACGATCCA GTGGAGGACGCTCGGATGACCATGGCGATTTTCATGACAGTCAGGGAAGAATATGAAGACGGGTTATGGCGAGGCAAAGATGTTGTTGCATGTCTTCCCGA GCGATATGTATCGTGCTATTGGTAA
- a CDS encoding Hypothetical protein (Similar to TIGR gene model, INSD accession AAW44587.1; CNG01710) — MSPFLTTAILSALLSFVPSPASAVTLESIIDAYSLTSAHYNFTVPNQALDSSDANTWIGSNWSLNGDKVDWGNSYMYVTVKSVSSFFFVSRPRNVKQTICSVFSADPSTTSSTLVRRQASSTSSSASSTKTKSAKTSSAVATASATTSGVSYPAVTDLNGEPPVLRIEYPSGSYSKKTGGTQFYAQPLNGSDSSNGAYERMLLSYDIWFPTGFAWNKGGKLPGLRGGPENHGCSGGDATNGTTCFSTRLMWRSNGSGEVYAYIPTTQKNFCSEKDVTCNSDYGTSLARGSFSFITGKWQTIYLLVILNEVGTANGVVQLWYNGVEVMKFTDLVIRTSDNIASVGGLYFSTFFGGDDSSWATPTQQFTYYKNIQLYGGVSASNLTGAAASSAGHRAAATDGMKSVGMGILLSLVYVAAGLLL, encoded by the exons ATGTCTCCTTTTCTCACCACCGCTATACTTTCTGCATTACTGTCTTTTGTCCCCTCGCCGGCGTCTGCCGTTACTTTAGAATCTATAATAGACGCCTACAGCTTGACCAGTGCGCATTACAACTTCACCGTGCCGAACCAAGCGCTCGATTCCTCGGACGCCAATACGTGGATCGGCAGCAACTGGTCTTTGAACGGGGACAAGGTGGACTGGGGTAACTCTTACATGTACGTAACCGTCAAATCCGTGTCtagttttttttttgtttctCGGCCCAGGAATGTTAAACAGACTATCTGTAGCGTCTTCTCTGCTGATCCCTCCACAACATCTTCCACCCTTGTCCGCCGACAGGCTTCTTCAACGTCCTCATCAGCGTCTTCGACAAAAACCAAGAGTGCAAAGACCAGTAGTGCCGTGGCCACTGCCTCTGCCACAACAAGTGGGGTTTCCTATCCTGCTGTTACCGACCTCAATGGCGAACCTCCCGTTCTCCGAATAGAGTATCCTTCGGGTTCGTACTCCAAAAAGACGGGTGGGACACAGTTCTATGCTCAGCCATTGAATGGAAGCGACTCATCTAATGGAGCTTATGAGAGAATGTTGTTGTCATATGACATCTGGTTCCCTACAGGTTTTGC ATGGAACAAAGGTGGAAAGCTTCCCGGCTTGAGGGGTGGCCCAGAAAACCATGGGTGTTCGGGTGGTGACGCGACCAACGGTACTACCTGTTTCAGTACTCGACTCATGTGGAGGAGCAACGGTTCTGGGGAAG TTTACGCATACATTCCCACAACTCAGAAGAACTTTTGCAGTGAAAAGGATGTGACTTGTAACTCGGATTACGGAACATCTCTCGCGCGAGGAtcattctccttcattACCGGCAAATGGCAAACAATTTATCTTCTGGTAATCCTGAACGAGGTTGGAACTGCCAATGGTGTAGTCCA ATTGTGGTACAACGGAGTCGAAGTTATGAAGTTCACGGACCTCGTCATCCGTACTTCTGACAACATCGCCTCCGTCGGCGGCCTCTACTTTTCGACGTTCTTCGGTGGTGACGACTCTAGTTGGGCAACACCTACCCAGCAGTTTACATACTACAAAAACATTCAACTTTACGGTGGTGTCAGCGCATCCAACTTGACTGGTGCCGCCGCTAGTTCGGCCGGTCACAGGGCCGCCGCGACGGATGGAATGAAGAGCGTCGGGATGGGTATCTTGTTGAGCTTGGTTTATGTCGCTGCGGGACTGTTGTTGTAG
- a CDS encoding Hypothetical protein (Similar to TIGR gene model, INSD accession AAW44593.1; CNG01730), with the protein MAHFQVFLPPPSLPNLSSFKDASVTSAEQLLTFHQLSPPPREETHLLSPNVPANDSRAAKCVHSMDQPETTGHGQMPVLGKRTVSSRTNGSQSDQNEDTLTPEERSCNQMPPPSLPIIKQLSVRTSPRRASKRLVTRPSFILPSSMKHSTPLPDQGQEHSLGLDSTLNTTASWPSQIPPSAGAETSIFNFPSWNVPTSRLTSLQDVLKKGLTPQRGGLVFDNGYGRKERYNIIACVASVDTPLERQRKTQFGMRGSGRGRKDTSDTLWIGKWMITAPPNGNEGQVSCAVRLWDECAKDWGDEKVRKGDVVLLENVELKSASAKELPHLVLTPFSRPKLTILYRTLPRYITTTASDYIYRAPGAVLRHLDSERKRDMVKEDRYLRPDLRLGSSDVGVRKVAEVVEWFADWLGAEGPSA; encoded by the exons ATGGCCCACTTTCAAgtcttccttcctcctccttccttaCCAAATCTCTCCTCATTCAAAGATGCCTCGGTAACCTCGGCAGAACAGCTTTTGACATTCCATCAGCTCAGTCCACCTCCTCGTGAAGAGACTCATTTATTATCTCCAAATGTCCCAGCAAACGATTCACGGGCGGCCAAGTGTGTTCACTCTATGGACCAACCGGAAACGACGGGGCATGGGCAAATGCCCGTATTGGGGAAAAGAACCGTATCGTCAAGGACGAATGGATCGCAATCAGATCAAAACGAGGATACATTGACTCCCGAGGAACGTTCCTGTAATCAAATGcctcctccctctctcccAATAATCAAGCAACTATCAGTCCGTACCAGTCCCCGTCGAGCTTCAAAGCGGCTCGTCACCCGGCCTTCATTCATACTGCCATCAAGCATGAAACATTCTACGCCTTTGCCTGATCAGGGGCAAGAACACTCACTGGGATTGGACTCGACGCTCAACACAACTGCAAGCTGGCCATCCCAGATTCCTCCTTCTGCAGGAGCTGAGACATCAATATTCAACTTTCCATCTTGGAATGTACCGACATCTAGGCTGACTAGTCTACAAGATGTACTTAAGAAGGGTTTGACACCTCAACGAGGAGGTTTGGTATTTGACAATGGGTATGGTAGAAAAGAGCGATATAACATTATCGCGTGTGTTGCCTCTGTGGATACGCCCCTTGAGAGACAGCGTAAAACACAGTTTGGTATGCGAGGAAGCGGAAGGGGCAGAAAAGATACGAGCGACACGCTGTGGATCGGAAAATGGATGATCACCGCGCCCCCAAACGGGAATGAAGGTCAGGTGAGCTGTGCTGTCAGGCTGTGGGACGAATGTGCCAAGGATTGGGGCGATGAGAAAGTACGGAAAGGAGATGTTGTTTTATTGGAAA ATGTAGAACTCAAATCGGCTTCGGCAAAAGAACTGCCCCATCTGGTCTTGACACCTTTTTCTCGGCCAAAATTAACCATTCTCTATCGTACCCTGCCTCGATATATTACCACTACGGCGTCAGACTACATATATCGAGCTCCAGGTGCAGTTTTGCGTCACTTGGATAGTGAGAGGAAGCGAGATATGGTCAAGGAGGATAGATATCTGAGACCGGACCTGAGGCTGGGCAGTAGCGATGTAGGGGTGAGAAAAGTAGCAGAGGTCGTGGAGTGGTTTGCGGACTGGTTAGGGGCCGAAGGACCTTCTGCATAA